Within the Gracilinema caldarium DSM 7334 genome, the region GCAGGTTAGCCCGTTTATACGTAGCAAAGCGGCGAGCAAAGGCTATGGTGAGGGTGTAGGGTGAGAGGGCATCCTCTGCCTGTTGAATTCTGCTTTCGGTGGCCCCGTTCCGTTGTAATTGCCGGCGAATCCTATCCCGGGCAAAGGCTACAAGCCGTTCCCGGCGCCGTTCATGGGTTCTCCAGAGTTCTTCATCAGAAATACGTTCCATCCGATTCCAGATATTCAGGTCTGTTGGCTCTTCTTCAAAATGGGGGCCAAAATAGCGATCCAAGAGCTCTACCATGTTATTGGAAACCCAGGTACGGGGGTGAACGCCATTAGTCACATGGCCTATGGGAACTTCATGGATGGGAAGTCCGGGCCAAATATTTTTCCACATTTCCCGGGAAACCTTCCCATGCAATCGGGCTACCCCATTGCAATAGGCAGCGAGTTTTAAAGCCAGGATGGTCATGCAGAAGGGTTCCCGGTCATCGTCGGGGTTTTCTCTGCCCAGAGCTAAAAATTCTTTCCAGGGAAGCCCTAATTCCTGTGCCCATGGTCGGAAATATTTCTCCATAAGATCGATACCGAACCGTTCGTTTCCAGCAGGGACGGGGGTATGGGTAGTAAACACATTGGTTGGCCAAAGGGCTTGCCGGGCTTCTTCGAAACTGAGATGCTGATCGTGCATCAATTCGCGGATCCGTTCGAGTCCCAGAAAAGCCGAGTGACCTTCATTCATGTGGGTTACTGCGGGATTGATGCCTAAGGCCCGTAATGCTCGTATTCCGCCGATCCCAAGGACAATTTCCTGCCGAATTCTGGTTTCCCGGTCTCCTCCATAGAGACTTGCGGTTATATCCCGTAAATCGGGAGCATTTTCTTCAATATTGGTGTCGAGTAAAAACAGAGAACTACGGCCTACCTTGACTTCCCAAATCTGGGCAACCACAATACGGTCTCCTGTCTCTACAGTTATTTTGATAGGTTTACCTTGTTTGTCTAGTTTTCGCTCCACCGGCATGTTGTACCAATCGTTTTCAGGGTAGGATTCCTGTTGGAAACCATCACCATTAAGGTACTGTTTAAAGTAACCCTGTCGATACAGGAGTCCTACACCAACCAAAGGAAGCCCCAGGTCCGAAGAGGTTTTCATGTGGTCCCCTGAAAGAATACCAAGACCCCCAGAATAGATAGGAAGGGACACATCCATACCATATTCCATGGAGAAATAGGCGATCATGTCCTTGCGGCTGCCCTTATACCAGGTATCTCGTTTCTTATAATGCTGGAAACGGTCGTAGACATCCTTGAGGGCAGCCAGATAAGAATCGTCTTCGGCCATTTTTTCGAGCCGTTCCTGGCTTACCATGCCGAGCATCCGGGCTGGATTCTGCTGGGATTTGAGCCACAGGTCATAATCCAGGCGGATAAACAGCATCACCGCATCGAAATTCCAGGATAACCAGAGATTACGGGCTATTTCCTCCAGCGGTTTCAGAGGAACCGGTAATTTTGGTTTGACGGTATAGGTTGAGATGTTCATGTATTAAGCTTAAAAGGCTAGAGTAGCCCTGTCAAATTTTTATTGGCGCAGACCAAAATGATGAGCCAGTTCTTCCAGATGAGTGCCGATTAAGAGGGAACCATAGAGGGTTAAAAAAATACTCACGGTGATAATCAACATGAAGGGAGATTCACTGGAAAAGGGGAGGGTGCAAAGGGCGATAAATAAGATAATACCTACCACAATCCAATCACGAAAGGAAATTGGATTTTGCGCTCCAGGATTCTGCAGTGGAGCTTCATGAGCGATTTGTTCCATGATATTTTCTTTAATATTGGCAGGAACGGTAATGTTTCGGTGTCTGACTGTTGTTTCCAGTAGTGAAAGCCCTTGTTTCAGCCATTGGGCTTCTTTTCGACAAGACTTACATAAGATAAGATGTGCTGCTAGCCGGGGAGATCGCAGAAAAAGACCTTCCCTTAGGTCTATGCATTCAGTAAGTTTGTTTTGTGCATCACTGCAGTTCATTCTAGACCTCCTTCTATCATGTCTGCCAGACCTTCCCGCAACAATTGTTTCGCCCTGAAAATATGGGATTTTACGGTATTCAGGGGAAAGCCAGTAATGATCGCAATTTCGTCGTAACTGCGGTCATAGAAAAAATAGAGCTCCAGACAAATTCTGAACCGGTCTGGTAAGGTTTTCATTGCTTCCCGGACAGCTGCCATGGCAAATTTGCGCAAAAGCTCTGCCTCCACGTTATCAGGCGCGGGAAGCTCAATTTCTTCAGCATCATTATCTGTTTCACTGGTAAGACTGAAAAATTCCTCCCTTCGATTCAAACTGTTTATGCCTGTGTTATAGGCTATCCGGTACAGCCAGGTTGAAAATCGAGAACGGCCCTGAAAACCCGAAAGCCCTTTGTAGGCTTTTAAAAAAACCTCCTGGGTAAAGTCTGCTGCATCATCACGATTCTTAAAGAAACTTAAGCCCAGAGAAAACACATTCTCTTGGTGCCGCTCAATAAGAATTCGGTATAAATCCCGTTCTCCTGCTATTATGCGGTTTATGAGAACCTCATCTACCAGTTCTTTTCCGGTAATCACGGCGCCCCATCACCGCGTCGGATTACATAGTAGAGTATCAATCCTATACCGATCGAAAGTGGAATGAGCCCACCCAGAAGGCTATAGCTAAAACCTTCTATGAACAGAAAGACGATACTCAAAACCAGTCCAATACTTGTGAGCAGTAGTCCTGTCAGTAATGCAAAGGATTGCAAGTCAAAATTAGGCTTCTGGTATTGCCCCAGCTTGATGAGCAGCATTGTTCGTTTGTGATGCCACAGCAGATATAAAAAGGCGACTACACTGCCCATGACGATTCCAACAATCGGAACAATAGCGAGTAAAATGTGTACTGCATCGTTGGGTGTCTGGTTCATTCTTGTAAAACGCTCCTTAACGGCGACAGCTTACTGTAGCCTGTAATCGATAATTACGTCCATAGCAGGGCGTGCTACACATTCATCATCTTATTACCTTTTGTATTTTGACCTTTTTTTCTGGTAATTGTTGCAAATAGGAATGTAAGAATTTTACCTATGATCGTGATATATTGTTTTATATGAAGAAACATCAGATTATTTGTCTAAATTTTTTATTTATAGTATCTATTATAAACGGGTTTACTGCTGGTCGTGCTGACATAGTATCTGGTGGAAAAGTCAAACAAGCTCGTATGAGTTCCTGGCAAGATGGCAGAATCATTCCAGTCTATGTTCTCAGCAGGGAGATTAATAAGACCTATATAGAAGGAATGTATATTCCTCAGGGTATTGCTGCCTATTACCCCAATCAGTTTACTATGAATGCAAAGGAACGGCGTATCCAATTTGAAAACCGTTATTCCTATCGTATCCTTGAAAAACATCTTATACAAGAAGATGTTTGGCTTTATAGTGTTGAAACTTCATCAACCTTGACTGCACCTGAACACACAAAGATTTACACGATCTTTTTTAACCGGTCTTCTCTGGTATCTAACTCTGGTGAAGCGATACAACCAGCTACATATGCCCTTGAACGGGGAGCCAGAATGTCGGGTTGTACAAGCGGTACGGTCTATATTGATTCCCTTCTCTATAACGAAAAAGATAAACGGTTTAAAGCTGTTGTTGTTGTAAGCCCTTAAATATAAAGCCGTTTCAGTCAATAACAAGATAATCATTAAAAAAGAGGGTCTCTATCTTTCCTAGCCTCAGTTGTTTGTTAAAACGCAGGAGGAGCTCATCTTTTATCGCAGATTCTCCTAATTTTTTTAAACATTCCGCTGATTGGGATGCAAAATAGGCTATTGTTATTTCTTTGAATTGAGGTATATGACTGCTCAGCTCTTCGGTAAAGGCAATATCCTGTTTATTATAAGGAAAAATAATGGTTACCAGTACCGTTGCTTGCTTTGGAGCTGCTGTTTGGGCTCGAATCCGACCAAGGCCGGTAAAATAACTTTCCTCTATAACATCATTCTGGTTGGTTTCTACAGCTTGAGAAAATTGCCTATTAACAGAGCCCTTCGTCAATCCAAATAAAGTCCCGATGATAAGAACTGCAACCATAATGAGGATGATTCCGAGTAATATTCGATAAAGCTCTTCAAGTGCTATTTTCATATTTCTATTGTATACCGCAACCAAAGGGATAGACAACGACAAAACTCCGTTTATACTATTTTTATATGGATTATTTTGATGTGGTGGTCATTGGCGGAGGCGGAACTGGGGCTGCGACAGCCTATGACCTTTCTCTCCGGGGGCTTTCGGTTATTCTTTTTGAACGGGGAGAACTGACCTCTGGAACAACGGGTCGGCATCATGGTCAGCTCCATAGTGGTGCCCGGTATGCCCTAGGGGATGCCCATATTGCTCAGGAATGTATGGCGGAGACACGGATTTTGCGGCGAATCGCCGGTGATGCCATCGAATATAATCAGGGTCTTTTCGTAGCACTTGATGATGAAGGAGCAGCCCTGACTCCAGATTTTATTGCTGCCTGTCGTGAAGCAGATATTCCGGCTATGGAAATTCCCATACGGCGGGCTCTAGATATGGAACCACGCATTAACCCAAAAATAAAACGGGCTGTTCTCGTTCCAGATGGGACTATTGATGCCTACCGCCTCGCGATGCGGTTCTTTGCATCCGCTGTAGCCCGTGGCGCATCCATACGTAATTATACTGAAGTCTTGGGTATTGAAGGTTCTCAGGGTGAAGTTCAGGGAGTTCGGGTCCGCC harbors:
- a CDS encoding DUF6249 domain-containing protein, giving the protein MNQTPNDAVHILLAIVPIVGIVMGSVVAFLYLLWHHKRTMLLIKLGQYQKPNFDLQSFALLTGLLLTSIGLVLSIVFLFIEGFSYSLLGGLIPLSIGIGLILYYVIRRGDGAP
- a CDS encoding RNA polymerase sigma factor, whose amino-acid sequence is MITGKELVDEVLINRIIAGERDLYRILIERHQENVFSLGLSFFKNRDDAADFTQEVFLKAYKGLSGFQGRSRFSTWLYRIAYNTGINSLNRREEFFSLTSETDNDAEEIELPAPDNVEAELLRKFAMAAVREAMKTLPDRFRICLELYFFYDRSYDEIAIITGFPLNTVKSHIFRAKQLLREGLADMIEGGLE
- a CDS encoding flagellar basal body-associated FliL family protein: MKIALEELYRILLGIILIMVAVLIIGTLFGLTKGSVNRQFSQAVETNQNDVIEESYFTGLGRIRAQTAAPKQATVLVTIIFPYNKQDIAFTEELSSHIPQFKEITIAYFASQSAECLKKLGESAIKDELLLRFNKQLRLGKIETLFFNDYLVID
- the glgP gene encoding alpha-glucan family phosphorylase, whose translation is MNISTYTVKPKLPVPLKPLEEIARNLWLSWNFDAVMLFIRLDYDLWLKSQQNPARMLGMVSQERLEKMAEDDSYLAALKDVYDRFQHYKKRDTWYKGSRKDMIAYFSMEYGMDVSLPIYSGGLGILSGDHMKTSSDLGLPLVGVGLLYRQGYFKQYLNGDGFQQESYPENDWYNMPVERKLDKQGKPIKITVETGDRIVVAQIWEVKVGRSSLFLLDTNIEENAPDLRDITASLYGGDRETRIRQEIVLGIGGIRALRALGINPAVTHMNEGHSAFLGLERIRELMHDQHLSFEEARQALWPTNVFTTHTPVPAGNERFGIDLMEKYFRPWAQELGLPWKEFLALGRENPDDDREPFCMTILALKLAAYCNGVARLHGKVSREMWKNIWPGLPIHEVPIGHVTNGVHPRTWVSNNMVELLDRYFGPHFEEEPTDLNIWNRMERISDEELWRTHERRRERLVAFARDRIRRQLQRNGATESRIQQAEDALSPYTLTIAFARRFATYKRANLLLRDPERLLKLLRDSERPIQLIFAGKAHPHDMPGKDLIREIIHFAEKYDVVSKIVFLEDYDMTMAKYMTSGADLWLNTPRRPLEASGTSGMKAAMNGVLNCSILDGWWDEAYKPEIGWAIGQGEQYEDTNLQDEIESKALYDLLEREIIPLFYTRGRDGLPREWIRRMKTCMKEIGQSMSCHRMLMDYSNKYYFPALKNYKRLVKDNYQESKALAAYLQKLRNAWHELSVLKVESNARPVMQRGDLVTVNACVRLGSLAPEELCVELYYGSISNFGDIEHAQRAEMKPIAQEGDCYKFQVKITCESTGHQGHTVRILPKHEGLVHPYVPGLIKWA